DNA from Diaphorobacter limosus:
GGCCGGCATGGCGCCGGACAAGATCAAGAAGCGTGTCGATCCGCTGCTCGACATGGTGGGCCTGGCGCATCTGGCCGACCGTTACCCGGCGCAGATCTCAGGCGGGCAAAAGCAGCGCGTGGGCATTGCGCGCGCGCTGGCCAGCAGTCCGAAGGTGCTGCTGTCCGACGAGGCCACGAGTGCGCTGGACCCCGAAACCACGCGCTCCATCCTGGACCTGCTGCGCCAGGTGAACCGCGAGCTGGGCGTGACCGTGGTCTTGATCACGCACCAGATGCAGGTCATCAAGCAGATCGCCGACCGCGTGGCGGTGATCGAAGCCGGCCGCATCGTCGAGATGGGCCCGGTGATCGATGTGTTCACCAAGCCCCAGCAGGACATCACCAAGAGCCTGATCGACGAGATCGTGCCGCAGGAGCTGCCGGCTGGCGTGCTCTCGCGCGTGCGCAGCCTGGCGGCGCGGCTTGAGGCGGGGGCCAGCGGCCAGCTGCTGCGCCTGTCCTACGCCGGCGAGCATGCCTACGAGCCCATCCTGTCGCACCTGATCCGCGAGCTGGGGCTGGATCTGTCCATCCTGCACGGCCAGATCGATGAGATCCAGGAGCAGACCTTTGGCTCGCTGGCGGTGTACGCCAGCGGCCCCATGGCGCGCATTGGCGCGGCCATCGACTATCTGCGCGCCCAGGGGGTGGTGGTGCGCACCGTGGACGTGAGCGCATAAGGAGCGGATGGTGTTCGAGAATTTTTCCGAAATGATGCTGGAGCTGTTTGCCACCTCGCTGTGGGAGACGGTAATCATGGTCGGCGCGTCGGGCATCCTCGGCGCGCTGGTGGGCATTCCGTTGGGGGTGTTTTTGCGCCTGACCGACAAGGGCGGCATCCTGCAGAACGCCCCGGCTAACACCGTAGTTGGCGG
Protein-coding regions in this window:
- a CDS encoding methionine ABC transporter ATP-binding protein, which gives rise to MIDLRGITQIYQGPQGPVEALRGIDLHVTPGEVFGIIGRSGAGKSSLVRVINLLNRPSAGQVMVAGRDMTQLSDAELRAARREIGMVFQHFNLLSSRTVYGNAALPLELAGMAPDKIKKRVDPLLDMVGLAHLADRYPAQISGGQKQRVGIARALASSPKVLLSDEATSALDPETTRSILDLLRQVNRELGVTVVLITHQMQVIKQIADRVAVIEAGRIVEMGPVIDVFTKPQQDITKSLIDEIVPQELPAGVLSRVRSLAARLEAGASGQLLRLSYAGEHAYEPILSHLIRELGLDLSILHGQIDEIQEQTFGSLAVYASGPMARIGAAIDYLRAQGVVVRTVDVSA